A window from Plasmodium gaboni strain SY75 chromosome 9, whole genome shotgun sequence encodes these proteins:
- a CDS encoding putative asparagine-rich antigen, with the protein MLAMASTFGSHFFSFCSVDYLNNASANKFSSYDEKINFRRKRNVSSSSNDDKINMNNDDDKILNESDDSHDINKNLNHLEYEKQNSNTENNYEEEKEKNEEHIRTHNEKEKNVDHHQEFQSKNSNENVQNSMKFNEDIISNNHEKSNEDSISYDHEKSDANTIPYDHEKSDANTIPYNHMRLDENELPNTPTKSHERDCCSDESFDECARKKELEFNNNKKNYEIDNENANVSNNYSSPYSEKKFRLVGDFSRYMSVTIDEKKDGFNNNCTTLFVGVDLFPNVSENYLSKMFDYLTNFKDEEINKNE; encoded by the coding sequence ATGCTTGCTATGGCAAGTACCTTCGGATCTCATTTTTTCAGTTTTTGTTCAGTAGACTATTTGAATAATGCAAGTGCAAATaaattttcttcatatgatgaaaagataaattttagaagaaaaaggaatgtatcatcttcatcaaatgatgataaaatcaatatgaataatgacgatgataaaattttaaatgaaaGTGATGATTCACATGATATTAACAAAAATTTAAATCATTTAGAATatgaaaaacaaaatagtaatacagaaaataattatgaagaagaaaaagagaaaaatgAAGAACATATAAGGACCcataatgaaaaagaaaaaaatgttgACCATCATCAAGAATTTCAAAGTAAAAATTCAAATGAAAATGTACAAAATTCTATGAAATTTAATGAAGATATAATTTCAAATAATCATGAGAAGTCTAATGAAGATTCAATTTCATATGATCATGAGAAATCTGATGCAAATACAATTCCATATGATCATGAGAAATCTGATGCAAATACAATTCCATATAATCATATGAGATTAGATGAAAATGAACTTCCTAATACACCTACAAAATCTCATGAACGTGATTGTTGTTCTGATGAAAGTTTTGATGAATGTgcaagaaaaaaagaattggaatttaataataataaaaaaaattatgaaataGATAATGAAAATGCAAATGTATCCAATAATTATAGCAGTCCATATagtgaaaaaaaatttagaTTAGTCGGAGACTTTTCAAGATATATGTCTGTTACAAtagatgaaaaaaaagatggTTTTAATAATAACTGTACAACATTATTTGTGGGTGTTGATTTATTTCCTAATGTTTCAGAAAATTATTTGTCAAAAATGTTTGATTATTTAACAAATTTTAAagatgaagaaataaacaaaaatgaataa
- a CDS encoding putative elongation factor Tu, translated as MSNKRRGKSLLYDDYDDDFEDYDNYDEKEYCEFDCKEEKKIVNIKQEKDSNKKKGNNNNAKNDTIKKNENINNAKNDTIKKKENINHITNDKIKKKENINHITNDTIKKKENIITLQNIKDNNKYIMLNTLNVLVLGHIDAGKSTLIGALLYNLNYVSEQTIKKYEHVRESAKYTYILDEEEDERERNITLFNKRKEFYIYFTKDDIKLAYDIITNENDYNNDEQHKQNIEKNTNETYTNETYTNETYTNETYTNEICTNKNIYVNKNIFEDFYKRKVIHEDVICIKKINIFDTPGHNELVNNLHTCSFYADCAILVVDANNIYNQKNDETYRNVCILKSVGINNIIIVINKLDLFDYDIKVFEHICSIIKSYFECPKNDSIYEFVFNLNFYVHKKCLQNEKKQKLLERNLLFTPVSAYKNKNIVNFEQNENIPLFNNYLCLYNQIKFMNIKKDLFFFKLCEQILDEQKKDSFTLNSYYNFIKNKNHLFFANNIFFNFDKEKNQFNSIKNVTNEDNHFVGVVQDFTQSNNMIKASIKILHGYLKTKGISYTLLPWKENVTIKKIETKNDIFYKFINIDHFSTLLANTPNIINMIKNSPLPQSKNLTNIDNKNVDKEKNKSNTCKQQNYNISCSNIINHKYNSDQNNFFILNTIENISELAKYCSIQNEHLNITNDIIDNVYLKIDDNKINNGCILINTETLENEEEQENKQNKENKENKENKENKEKCNLSFNTIHNNIFHVIPCNKFKVLIKLNEIRIPLIIGRQYLFYSLNFAHSVTVTNIFSLYKKNISSNSDNLSISSNKLKFADNKNITDIENYEKNFNKYIDNNNNNFTFYEKLDNKKCLRSHDIGIIEIQVNNNSLICAQYFREELKYFISLDTPFFNIYDFLFFTISPLSRFILSEENQIIASGLILTKS; from the coding sequence ATGAGTAATAAAAGAAGAGGAAAAAGTTTACTTTACGACgattatgatgatgattTCGAAgattatgataattatgatgaaaaagaatattGCGAATTTGATTgtaaagaagaaaaaaaaattgttaatataaaacaagaaaaggatagtaataaaaagaagggaaataataacaatGCCAAAAATGAtacaataaaaaagaatgaaaatattaacaatGCCAAAAATGAtacaataaaaaagaaagaaaatattaaccATATCacaaatgataaaataaaaaagaaagaaaatattaaccATATCACAAATgatacaataaaaaaaaaagaaaatattatcacattacaaaatattaaagacaacaataaatatataatgcTGAACACATTAAATGTACTTGTATTAGGACATATTGATGCTGGTAAATCTACACTAATAGGTGCTTTactttataatttaaattatgtTTCTGAACAAAccataaaaaaatatgaacatGTCAGGGAAAGTGCGaaatatacttatatattaGACGAAGAAGAAGATGAAAGAGAAAGAAACATAActctttttaataaaagaaaagaattttatatatattttaccAAAGATGATATAAAGTTAGcatatgatattataacaaatgaaaatgattataataatgatgaacagcataaacaaaatatagaaaaaaatacaaatgaaacatatacaaatgaaacatatacaaatgaaacatatacaaatgaaacatatacaaatgaaatatgtacaaataaaaatatttatgttaataaaaacatatttgAAGATTTTTATAAAAGGAAAGTTATACATGAAGAtgttatatgtattaaaaagataaatatatttgatacACCTGGTCATAACGAATTAGTAAATAATTTACATACATGCAGTTTTTATGCAGATTGTGCTATATTAGTAGTTGATGcgaataatatatataaccaAAAGAACGATGAAACATATAGGaatgtatgtattttaaAATCTGTAGgaattaataatatcattatagTAATCAACAAATTAGATTTATTTgattatgatataaaagTGTTTGAACATATATGTTCTATTATTAAATCATATTTTGAATGTCCTAAAAATGATAGTATTTATgaatttgtttttaatcttaatttttatgtacataaaaaatgtctacaaaatgaaaagaaacaaaaattattagaaaggaatttattatttacacCTGTTTCAgcatataaaaataaaaatattgtaaactttgaacaaaatgaaaacaTACCATTATTCAATAATTATCTATGTTTATATAACCAAATTaaatttatgaatataaaaaaagatttatttttctttaaattaTGTGAACAAATTTTAGAcgaacaaaaaaaagattcTTTCACATtaaattcatattataattttattaaaaataaaaatcatttattttttgcaaataatatcttttttaattttgaTAAGGAAAAAAATCAATTCAATTCAATCAAAAATGTAACAAATGAAGATAACCATTTTGTAGGTGTAGTTCAAGATTTTACTCaatcaaataatatgataaaagctagtattaaaatattacatgGTTATCTAAAAACAAAAGGTATATCTTATACTTTATTACCATGGAAAGAAAATGTCAccataaaaaaaattgaaacaaaaaatgatatcttttataaatttataaatattgaCCATTTTTCAACTCTTTTAGCAAATACACcaaatataattaatatgaTTAAAAATAGCCCTCTTCCACAATCAAAAAATCTAAcaaatatagataataaaaatgtagataaagaaaaaaataaatcaaataCATGTAAGcaacaaaattataatatatcatgttcaaatattataaatcataaatataattcgGATCaaaacaatttttttattttaaataccattgaaaatatatcaGAACTAGCCAAATATTGCTCCATCCAAAATGAACACTTAAATATAACTAATGATATCATTGATAATGTGTACCTTAAAATTGATgataacaaaataaataatggttgtattttaataaatacaGAAACATTAGAAAACGAGGAAGAACAAGAAAACaaacaaaataaagaaaataaagagaataaagaaaataaagagaataaagaaaaatgtaacttatcatttaatacaatacataataatatttttcatgTCATCCCTTGTAACAAATTTAAagtattaataaaattaaatgaaatacGAATTCCACTTATTATAGGTAGAcaatatcttttttattctttaaattTTGCACATAGTGTAACTGttacaaatattttttctctttataaaaaaaatattagtTCAAATTCTGACAATTTGTCAATTTCatcaaataaattaaagtttgctgataataaaaatataacggatattgaaaattatgaaaaaaattttaacaaatatattgataataataataataattttacattttatgaaaaacttgataataaaaaatgtttacGTAGTCATGATATAGGTATTATAGAAATACAagttaataataattctcTTATTTGTGCACAATATTTCAGAGAGgaattaaaatattttatttctttagATACAccattttttaatatttatgattttctcttttttaCCATTTCACCATTGTCTcgttttattttatctgAAGAAAATCAAATAATTGCCAGTGGattaatattaacaaaatCATGA
- a CDS encoding putative nucleolar protein Nop52: protein MNNIKRANKSEIEKIFVELSHVEKENRDKGIDILYDYISKNRKSLNEHKITYICKGLFYYYWLCYSMEEQKKAALKICRLIHKFNNKNNKKKKNVFLFVQCFFQVMSNKYDNLDIHRLNKYLFLFRVFQAEILMFFHMNAWNNLYLKKYNKIFLQYFDDTSELYYNYIDTFIKEFLGNEYFLKSKKQEEPNYNTKQFLLLIDPFFKILCKTDQKYVMDLINKKVFYFIKKMKHIKKKLLKKKIIKYIHICKIKYGLKILKNFYDLINSSSSKKKKQKEKGKDKKKQVPVFLENFQTAFHTADEQNILASSSKGIQNGNIKKTEEQNEIAILNHINLNNNDTNFLKNEDMSTDNDKVKVINGLHLNNEYVTDEEIQNKKIKKKKEITLLDILTKGGKKRKASDDQFVLQTKNKKNKKNKEKNKNKSKDKKKNKIKKKYINGILNEKDDDDNDDDDNNDDDDKNDDDDKNDDNDDNNDDNDDNENNNNYNNNNNDNNNNNNDHDNNNNDFNNNDHDNNYDDDDGSTCTSQLPVEEMEKNADKKKKSLNKKISIFEKRHDDEYNLNVINNMQKMSNGINNNNNHSDLKNDEEKVPLYFTNNVLNSSDVVNCLREDENINVKKKNKTKKKKKKNLYIESNSEYNQKDESEENISSEIINNETQEINGNSNLINGKNKNVINNGNVLLTLNTFDIKTKNKDTIILSKKKRKINKENKKKLLQNKLKQKNHLNLGKHSVKDICDKNNVVRKTILKKGKSKSPVTKKVHFNLKRNTIEYIPRNKRKNINSYLLMNNFRNFLNIPSFV, encoded by the coding sequence ATGAATAATATCAAACGTGCTAACAAGTCCGAAATTGAGAAAATATTTGTGGAGTTGAGCCACGTGGAAAAGGAAAATCGAGATAAAGGAATTGATATACtttatgattatataaGTAAGAATAGGAAATCATTAAATGAGCATAAgataacatatatatgtaagggtttattttattattattggTTATGTTATTCAATGGAAGAACAGAAGAAGGCTGCTTTGAAAATATGTAGATTAATTcataaatttaataataagaataataaaaagaaaaagaatgtttttctttttgttcAATGTTTTTTCCAAGTTATGTCAAATAAGTATGATAATTTAGATATTCATCgattaaataaatatttatttttatttagaGTTTTTCAAGCAGAAATATTAATGTTTTTTCATATGAATGCTTGGAATAATCTGTatctaaaaaaatataataaaatatttttacaatatTTTGATGATACAAGtgaattatattataattatattgatacatttataaaagaatttttgggaaatgaatattttttaaaatcCAAAAAACAAGAAGAACCAAATTATAATACCAaacaatttttattattgattgatcctttttttaaaattttatgCAAGACAGATCAAAAATATGTGATGGATCTTATTAACAAGAaagttttttattttataaaaaaaatgaaacatataaaaaaaaaattattaaagaaaaaaattattaaatatatacatatatgtaaaataaaatatggactcaaaattttgaaaaatttttatgatCTAATTAATTCATCCtcatcaaaaaaaaaaaaacaaaaggaaaaaggaaaagacaaaaaaaaacaagTTCCAGTTTTTTTGGAAAATTTCCAAACAGCTTTTCATACTGCAgatgaacaaaatattttggCTAGTTCTTCCAAAGGAATACAAAATGgtaatattaaaaaaaccgaggaacaaaatgaaataGCTATATTAAAccatataaatttaaataataatgacacaaattttttaaaaaatgaagatatgTCAACAGATAATGATAAAGTCAAAGTTATTAATGGCCTCCACCttaataatgaatatgTAACAGATGAGGAgattcaaaataaaaaaataaaaaaaaaaaaggagaTCACCCTTTTGGATATATTAACCAAAGGAGggaaaaaaagaaaagcAAGTGATGACCAATTCGTTTTgcaaacaaaaaataaaaagaataagaaaaataaagaaaagaataaaaataaaagcaaagataaaaagaaaaataaaataaaaaaaaaatacataaatgGTATATTAAACGAAAAggatgatgatgataatgacgatgatgataataatgacgatgatgataaaaatgacgatgatgataaaaatgacgataatgatgataataatgacgataatgatgataatgaaaataataataattataataataataataatgataataataataataataatgaccatgataataataataatgattttaataataatgatcatgataataattatgatgatgatgatggTAGTACGTGTACTAGCCAATTGCCAGTCGAAGAAATGGAAAAGAATGctgataaaaaaaagaaaagtctaaataaaaaaatatctatttttgaaaaaagacatgatgatgaatataatttgaatgtaataaataatatgcAAAAAATGTCAAATGgaattaataataataataatcattctgatttaaaaaatgatgaagaaaaagTACCATTATATTTTACCAATAATGTATTAAATTCGTCAGATGTAGTAAATTGCTTAAGAgaagatgaaaatataaatgtaaaaaaaaaaaacaaaacaaaaaaaaaaaaaaaaaaaaatttatatatcgAAAGTAATAGTGAATATAATCAAAAGGATGAAAGTGAAGAAAACATTTCATcagaaattataaataatgaaacACAAGAAATTAATGGGAATTcaaatttaataaatggaaaaaataaaaatgttataaataatgGAAATGTACTTCTTACACTTAATACTTTTGATATAAAGACAAAAAATAAGGACACTAtcatattatcaaaaaaaaaacgaaaaataaataaagaaaataagaaaaaattattacaaaataaacTAAAACAAAAAAACCATCTTAATCTAGGGAAACATTCTGTAAAAGATATATgtgataaaaataatgttgTAAGGAAAacaattttaaaaaaaggaaaatcAAAATCTCCTGTAACTAAAAAAGTgcattttaatttaaagAGAAATACAATTGAATACATTCCACGtaataaaaggaaaaatattaattcatacttacttatgaataattttagaaattttttaaatataccCTCATTTGTATAA
- a CDS encoding selenoprotein (Contains in-frame UGA selenocysteine codon) — protein MKTYYLVIILKVVLLLFFSYDFIFLKNEDKIIKGQGSWFLKRGYDLLFVQKDILPPHIRKDNHISIFLCRSUQSQYIINKIKNYFDILNKGRDTEMYFENNNYIVDNDKKYILFLMNIKPPLICTLICYFVLFIFILIALNIYFQKHCEFYIPSFLLNNTKFIEIFQKMRNKKIAVTAIMFLAYNIIYSILCNTNAIHVYQNKNLIYNDYFIEHFFIQQLRTNLKNIYK, from the coding sequence ATGAAAACTTATTACTTGGTAATAATTTTGAAGGTTGttttattacttttttttagttatgattttatatttttaaagaatgaagataaaataattaagGGTCAAGGAAGTTGGTTTTTAAAAAGGGGTTATGACCTTTTATTTGTTCAGAAAGATATATTACCACCACATATAAGAAAGGATAATCatatatctatttttttatgtagATCCTGACAATCtcaatatattataaataagataaaaaattattttgatatattaaataaaggTAGAGATACAGAAATgtattttgaaaataataattatattgttgataatgataaaaaatatattttatttttaatgaaTATTAAACCCCCATTAATATGTACATTAATTTGTTATTTTgtactttttatttttatattaattgcacttaatatatattttcaaaaacattgtgaattttatattccatcatttttattaaataacacaaaatttattgagatatttcaaaaaatgagaaacaaaaaaatcGCAGTTACTGCTATTATGTTTCTAGcttataatatcatatacTCTATACTTTGTAATACAAATGCAATTCATgtatatcaaaataaaaatctaatatataatgattattttattgagcatttttttattcaaCAGTTAAGAACaaatttgaaaaatatttataaataa